TGTTCGATGTGTTCCGGGGCGAGCCGGCGCGGCTGGGGCTGGTGCGCCACGGCTTGTTCGCCAGCTTCTTCGCGCAGTTGCCGGCCGGCCCCATCACCCGATGGCGCGACCTGGCGCCGCAGATCGCGTCGATCGGCCAACGCGCGGTGCCGCTGGCCACGGTGGCCGCGGGCGTCAGCCTGTTCATCTTCGGGCTGGTGAAGAAGTCGCTTTTCGGCGATTCGCTCGGGCACTTCGTGAATGCGGTGCACCTCATCGCCGACGAGGGGCGCTCGCCCAACATCGTCGAGGCGTGGCTGGCCACCTGGGGTTTCGTGCTGCAGCTGTACTTCGATTTTTCCGGCTATTCGGACATGGCGATCGGCGCGGCGATGTGCTTCGGGCTGAAGCTGGCGGTCAACTTCAATTCGCCGCTCAAGGCCGCTACCGCCAGCCAATGGGTGGACCGCTGGCACATGTCGCTGGTCGGCTGGATCCGCGAATACCTGTATCCGCCGGTGTTCAACCTCACCCGCAGGCTGCCGTTCGGCCCGCCGCAGCGCATGCGCATCATCGGCTGGGCGGTAGGCACCATCGCGAGCATGAGCGTCATCGGCGCCTGGCACGGCTCGGAGCCGCTGCTCTGGGGCGGCGGCATCGTGTTCGGCGTGGTGCTGGTGCTGATGCAGCTGCCGGCGCTGCTCTGGCCGCGCAAGCAGCGCAAAGCCGACGTCGCCGGTGCGCCGGGGCGCTCGGCGGTGGCGCGGGCGATGCTGCTGCTCTTCATCGCGATGCTGATCCTGTCGGTGCGGGCGCGCGATGCGGGCACGCTGATCATCTTTCTCGAGGCCATGTTCGACCCCACCACCATTTCGCTGCCCGGCGCCCTGCGCGGCGCACAGGGCTGGCTGCCCGGCTGGGTGCGCTTCGACGGCATGCTGCCGGGCGTGGCCTATGTCTGGCGCTTCGACATGCTGGTGCTGGTGACCGCCACCGCCATCGGCCTGTGGGCGCCCAACACCATGCAGCTTTTCGGGCTGGTGCCTGCGGGCGTCAAGGGCAGCGTCGCGGCGCAGCGAGTGGAACGCTGGCGCTGGCGACCCACGGCGGCCTGGGGCCTGGTGATGGGCGTGATGCTGGTGCTGGCGGTGCTGTTCACCGGCAGCCTGGGCGGACAGGAATTCATCTATGCCCGCTTCTGACGGCACTCCGCCCGACGATCGCCGCGCACTGCGGCGTTTTCTGCTGGCCGCCGCCATCGTCGCGGTGCCGGTGCTGGGGCTGGTCGGCCTGCTCAACACCTTGGGCGACCCGTTCGGCTACCGGGGCCGGCCGCTCGCGCCGGGGCTCAACGACGTGCGCTCGCAGGTGTTCTACCGCGCCGCAAGGCCCACGCAGATGCACTGGCTGCGCAGCCAGGCCGTGCAGCAGAACCGGCAGGCCGAACTGCTGGTCGGCACCTCGCGGGTGGTGCGTGGTTTCGACGCCTGCGCCCATCCGCGGCGCGGCGTGCTGGCCCTGCCGCTGATGAGCCAGGAGGAAATCGCCGACCTGGTGCGCGACAAGCTGCCGCCGCCGGACTTCGAGCAGACGCTATGGATCGAGATCGCGCGCGGCCCGACGCCGGTCACTGCCGAGTCCTACGGCAGCGCCCAGCCCAGCCGCGACGATCTGCTGAGTTGGAACGCCACCGTGACCTCGATCGACAACGCGCTGGCCAGCCGCTTCGTGCCGCGCAAGGCCGGCGGTGCCGCTGGCTGCGCGGTGGTGCCGCTGCACACCGACAACGTGCGAAACGATTCGGTCGGCCTGCTGCGCGCCGTCGAGGCCGACCCGCTCGGCCTGCCGTCCTACCGCGACCTGCTCATGCGCATCGCGCCGGCCTGCGGCCCGAAGCGCCACATCGTGCTGGTGGTGCTGCCGGCCTATGTGGCGCCGGAGTCCTGGGACGAGGCGCTGTCGGTCATGCAGCGCTACGACCGCAAGATGAGCGAGGAAACCGAGCGCATGCGCGACCGATATCCGGGCTGCCGCTTCGAGTTCCGCGATCTCGCCACCCGCTACCTGGAGCGCGGCGCCGAGGCCCAGCAGGCCGACGTGCGCGCCGGCTACTGGGCCGACGGCGTGCATTTCTCGCCGGAGCTCGGCGAGGCGGTGCTGGCGTCCGGCGGGGGCATTCGCTAGAGGCAGCGTTCGGCCAATGCCCGCAGGGTCCGGGCGGCGGGCACGCCACTCCGGCGTGCGGCCGATACCGCCGTCGGCGTCGTCGGTCGTCGGCTTTTCGACCATGCGCAGCGGATTGATTCGGACAGAATGCGGGGTTGGTCTCCCGTCCGAAGATTCCCATCCTGTGCCGCCTACCGTGACCAGCCCATCGCCTTGCCCGTCTCCGCCCGTCCGCCTGTCCTTTCTCGAAGGAGGCGGCGAGGTCGGCGACCTGCTGTTGCGCAAGGACTGGCGCGGGCATGCGCTCGGCGATCCGGGCACCTGGCCGTCGACGCTGCGCACCATGGTCGGCGCCTGCCTGCACTCGCCGGTGCTCGGCGCGGTGCTCTGGGGGCCGGAGCTGCGCATGCTCTACAACGATGCCTACGTGCTTTCCATGGGCGAGCGGCATCCGTCAGCGCTGGGCGAGCCGGTCGCGCAGGTGTGGGGCGCGGCCTGGAACGCGGTGGCCGCGGACTTTCTGCAGGTGGTGGTCACCGGCCAGGGCATGGCGCAGCGCGGCGTCTGCCTGCCGGTGGAGCGCCACGGCCGCGTCGAATCGAGCTGGTGGGACTTCACCGCCACGCCCATCTTCGACGACGACGGCAGCGTGGTCGGACTGTTCAACCAGGGCACCGAGATCACCTCGCAGATCCTGGCCGAGCGCGCGCGCGACGCCGTCGAGGTGGAACTGCGTGCGCTCACCGCCCAGTTGGCCCATTCGGTGGAAGACCGCACCCGCGACCGCAACGCGCTCTGGACCCTGTCTTCGGACCTGATGCTGCGCTGCGGATTCGACGGCCGCATCGTCGCGGTGAACCCGGCCTGGACCGAGATGCTCGGCTGGCACGAGCGTGAACTGCTCGGGCTGTCGCTGCTGGAACTGCTGCATCCCGAAGACGTCGACACGACGGCCCAGGCGGCCGCTGCATCGGCCGGCGGCGCCGCGCTGAACCATTTCATCAATCGTTATCGCCACCGCGACGGCAGCTACCGCTGGATCAGCTGGTCGACCCGGCCGGCCGACGGGCTGATCAACGCGGTGGGCCGCGACGTCACCGAAGACCGCGCCCGCGCCGAAGCGCTGCAGGCTTCGCAGGAGCAATTGCGCCAGTCTCAGAAGCTCGAAGCGCTGGGCCAGCTGACCGGCGGCATCGCGCACGACTTCAACAACCTGCTGACCATCGTCAGCACCTCGATCCAGCTGCTGCAGCGGCCCAACCTGGCCGAGGACCGGCGCCAGCGCTTCATGGGCGCCATCTCCAGCGCCGTCACCCGCGCCTCGCGGCTCACCGGCCAGTTGCTGGCCTTCGCCCGGCGCCAGAGCCTGCAGCCCGTGGTGTTCGATGTCGGCGCCAACGTGCAGGGCGTGGTCGACATGGTGCGCACGCTGGCCGGTCCGCGCATCGCACTGCACACCGCCACGCACGGCGACGATTGCCTGGTGAATGCGGATCCCGGCCATTTCGACACCGCCATCGTCAACCTCTGCGCCAACGCGCGGGATGCGATGCAGGGCACCGGCCGGCTCGATATCGTCACCTCGCGTGTGGCCGGCATTCCCGCCCACCGCGACCAGCCGGCCAAGGCGGGTGATTTCGTGTCGCTGGCGGTGACCGACACCGGCTGTGGCATCGCGCCGGACCTGATGGACCGCGTGTTCGAACCCTTCTTCACCACCAAGGCGGTGGGGCAGGGCACCGGTCTGGGGCTGTCGCAGGTGTTCGGCTTCGCGCGTCAGTCGGGTGGCGACGTGCATATCCGCAGCGATGTGGGCCAGGGCACCACCTTCACGCTCTACCTGCCGCTGGCGGGCAAGGCGGCCGTGCAGGGGAGCGCCGCATCGGACCGCAGTGCGCTCGACGAAACCCAGGCGGGCGATCTGCTGCTGGTGGAAGACAACGCCGAGGTCGCGGCGGCGGTGCAGGAATCGTTGCGCGAACTGGGTTACCGGGTGACCTGGGCGGGCGATGCCGAGCAGGCGCTCGAGATCCTGGCGCGCGAAGCCGGCCGCTTCATGGTGGTGTTTTCCGACGTGGTCATGCCGGGAATCGACGGCGTCGACCTGGCGCGCGAGATCCGGCGGCGTTATCCGGCGCTGCCGGTGCTGCTGTCGAGCGGCTACAGCCGGGTGCTGTCGCGCTCGGTGAACATCGAGTTTCCCCTGCTGGCCAAGCCGTATTCGCTGGTGGCGCTGGCCAGCGGCCTGCGCGATGCCATCGCCCGGCGGCAGGCCGAGGTCAGGCACACGGGGCCGTCGGGTTTCAGCACGGCCGCCGATATCGAGCAGGCCCGGCTGACCGATCTGGAGTCGCTGGCAGTGCTC
The nucleotide sequence above comes from Xylophilus sp. GOD-11R. Encoded proteins:
- a CDS encoding ATP-binding protein, which translates into the protein MTSPSPCPSPPVRLSFLEGGGEVGDLLLRKDWRGHALGDPGTWPSTLRTMVGACLHSPVLGAVLWGPELRMLYNDAYVLSMGERHPSALGEPVAQVWGAAWNAVAADFLQVVVTGQGMAQRGVCLPVERHGRVESSWWDFTATPIFDDDGSVVGLFNQGTEITSQILAERARDAVEVELRALTAQLAHSVEDRTRDRNALWTLSSDLMLRCGFDGRIVAVNPAWTEMLGWHERELLGLSLLELLHPEDVDTTAQAAAASAGGAALNHFINRYRHRDGSYRWISWSTRPADGLINAVGRDVTEDRARAEALQASQEQLRQSQKLEALGQLTGGIAHDFNNLLTIVSTSIQLLQRPNLAEDRRQRFMGAISSAVTRASRLTGQLLAFARRQSLQPVVFDVGANVQGVVDMVRTLAGPRIALHTATHGDDCLVNADPGHFDTAIVNLCANARDAMQGTGRLDIVTSRVAGIPAHRDQPAKAGDFVSLAVTDTGCGIAPDLMDRVFEPFFTTKAVGQGTGLGLSQVFGFARQSGGDVHIRSDVGQGTTFTLYLPLAGKAAVQGSAASDRSALDETQAGDLLLVEDNAEVAAAVQESLRELGYRVTWAGDAEQALEILAREAGRFMVVFSDVVMPGIDGVDLAREIRRRYPALPVLLSSGYSRVLSRSVNIEFPLLAKPYSLVALASGLRDAIARRQAEVRHTGPSGFSTAADIEQARLTDLESLAVLDTPTEPSYDNLTRLAATLFDAPIALVSLIDADRQWFKSHLGLDATETPREYAFCAHAIESPGEVMVVPDATLDPRFAANPLVTGDPNIRFYAGAPLVTSWGHAIGTLCVIDSQPREAQDRHLEALKLLAAQVVERLEADRPRDAAIPKPPARR
- a CDS encoding MBOAT family O-acyltransferase; its protein translation is MTFVSGSFLLGFLPALLIIFTLATRYAPVAAMPLLLAGSVLFYLMADAASLPLLVGSLLINYGVGRAMDASQGGWRRAWLGVGVVLNLLPLFWFKYGGGLHLGASQAAGSFVGSGIPLGLSFYTFGQLSFLFDVFRGEPARLGLVRHGLFASFFAQLPAGPITRWRDLAPQIASIGQRAVPLATVAAGVSLFIFGLVKKSLFGDSLGHFVNAVHLIADEGRSPNIVEAWLATWGFVLQLYFDFSGYSDMAIGAAMCFGLKLAVNFNSPLKAATASQWVDRWHMSLVGWIREYLYPPVFNLTRRLPFGPPQRMRIIGWAVGTIASMSVIGAWHGSEPLLWGGGIVFGVVLVLMQLPALLWPRKQRKADVAGAPGRSAVARAMLLLFIAMLILSVRARDAGTLIIFLEAMFDPTTISLPGALRGAQGWLPGWVRFDGMLPGVAYVWRFDMLVLVTATAIGLWAPNTMQLFGLVPAGVKGSVAAQRVERWRWRPTAAWGLVMGVMLVLAVLFTGSLGGQEFIYARF